The following nucleotide sequence is from Rhodospirillales bacterium.
TTTGCGAACCGGGAAATTTTGCGCGATTCCATTACGCAAGGAAAACTTGAGGATTTCACCGGTAACGGGATTGCGCTGGGCGAGGCTTTGGCGCAAAAAATGCGTCTGCGGCCCGGCGATAAGATCACGTTGACTTCGCCACAGGTTAAATCAACGCCGTTTGGCTCTATGCCGCGCCAGCGCAGCTATACGGTGGCGCTGATCTATGATGTCGGGATGTATGAGTATAATAGCGGTTTTATCTTTATGCCTTTGGAAGCTGCGCAGAAATTTTTTCAATTTGACGGAGCGGTTACGGCCTTGGAGGTGTTTTTGAAAGACCCGGATGAATTGTCGGTGGTGCGCAAGGCGGTCTCGATGGTGATTGAGGGGCAGGCCGGGATTTATGATTGGCGTGATATGAATGCCAGTTTTTTCAATGCGCTGCAGGTGGAGCGCAATGTGATGTTCCTGATTTTGACGCTGATTATCCTGGTGGCGGCGTTCAATATTATTTCTTCGATGATTATGCTGGTCAAAGATAAGGGGCAGGATATTGCGATTTTGCGCACGATGGGGGCCTCGCGCGCCTCTATGATGCGGATATTTATGCTTACAGGCGCGAGCATAGGCATTGTTGGGACGTTGGTGGGCGCGGCCTTAGGCATCGCGTTTGCGCTGAATATCGAGAGTATTCGTCAGTTTTTGGAAGGACTGACGGGAACGGAGCTGTTTGCAGAGGAGATTTATTTTCTCTCGCAACTTCCGGCGGAAATTGAATGGCATGAGGTTGCGGCGGTTGTCGGCATGGCTTTCTTCTTGTCTGTGTTGGCGACGTTGTATCCTGCATGGCGCGCGGCGCGCATGGATCCGGTGGAGGCTTTGAGGTATGAATAGATGCATTGGTTAGTTTACGCACTTGTGGTTATTGCGGGCGGTTTGGGAATTCACAGTTTCTCAAAGCTGGCCAAGTCCTATATTGATCCGGTTTATACATTCCTTTTGGCGGGCGGCGTGTTTTTTACCATTTCTATTCTTACCTTTCTGATTATGGGAGGGCGTGAGCATATTGCGCAGACACCAACTAAAGGCATTATTTTAGCTTTGTGTACGGGAGTGGCTATGACAGCTGCTAATTTTGGGGTGTTTTTGATGTATAAAGCTGGCGCGCCGATGAGTGTTGCTATGCCCTTAACGCGTACATCTACAGCCATTTTGGCGGTCTTGTTTGGTGTGTTTTTCTTTGCTGAGAAATTAACGCTTGTGAATATGACTGGTGTTGTTTTCGCTGTCATCGGGATTGTTTTAATTACGCGCTAGGAAATGAGCATGAATAATCCACTGGATCAGGATGTGTTGTTGAAGCTGGAAGGGTTGGAAAAGACCTTTGAGCAGGGTGGGCGCAAGCTAACGATTTTTCGTGGGCTGGATATGAAGATTGAGGCTGGCGAGTTGGTGGCTTTAGTCGGGCAGTCTGGGACCGGGAAATCGACGCTGCTGCAAATCGCCGGGTTGTTGGACAAGCCTACGGCGGGGCGGGTGGTGATCAATGGCCGCGATTGCGTCAAGCTCGGGGAGCAAAAACGTACGGCCATGCGCCTGTCGCAGATCGGGTTTATTTACCAGTTTCATCATCTTTTGCCGGAATTTACGGCGCTGGAGAATGTGGCGATGCCGCAGATTATTGCGGGCGCGCGGGTCAGCAACGCCAAGGATAAGGCGCAAGGGTTGCTTCGTTCTTTGGGGCTTGGAAAGCGTTTAGAACATCGTCCTTCGACGCTTTCGGGCGGGGAGCAGCAGCGCGTGGCGATTGCGCGGGCGTTGGCGAATGATCCGAAATTGCTGCTGGCGGACGAACCGACGGGGAATTTGGACCCTGAAACTTCAGGCGAGGTCTTCGATATTTTGCTTCAGCAGGTGCGGGAACGCGAAATTGGCGCGTTGGTGGCGACGCATAATTTGCAACTTGCCGATCAAATGGACCGCGCGTTAGAACTAAAGGCTGGAAGAATTGTTCCCTTCGACTAGTATTTTGTTTCTGTGTCCTGCTAAACTCGTTCCATGAATCACTTCATTCATCTGCATGTGCATTCGGCGTATTCGCTCGCCGAGGGGGCTATCAAGGTTAAAGGCCTTGTGAATCGCTGCGTGGCTGAGAATATGCCGGCGGTGGCGGTGACAGATTCTTCCAATATGTTCGGAGCGATGGAATTCGCGACTGAGGCGACTAAAAACGGTGTGCAGCCGATTTTGGGGGCGCAGGTTCTTTATGGTGATGCGGAGCACCAACTGGTTTTGCTGGTACAAAATGAGCAGGGTTATAAAAATCTGTGCCGGTTGCTTTCAGATGCCTATATGGGCGGGGATGCAGCGAGCAAGGCGGTGATTTCGAAGGAGGAGCTTGGGGCATTTTCAGACGGGTTGCTGTGTCTTTCAGGCGGGTCAAAAGGGCCGGTGAATGACGCGCTGTTTCATAAGCAGGCAGAAAAAGCGGAAGAGGAATTTATTTATTTAAAAGAATGCTTTGATGGGCGTCTTTATAGTGAAATACAAAGGCATGGGTGGGCCGCAGAAGACGCAACGGAAGAGGCGCTGATTGAGCTGTCGTACAAGTATGATGTGCCGTTGGTGGCGACTAATGATTGTTATTTTATGGACCGGGAGGCGCATGACGCGCATGACGCGCTTTTGTGCATTTCTGAAGGACGCTATGTGACCGAAGAAGATCGGCGCAAGGTTACGCCGGAGCATTATTTTAAGTCTGCCGATGAAATGTGCAGGCTGTTTGCGGATTTGCCGGAGGCTGTCGCTAATACCGCCGTGATTGCGCAGCGTTGTTCGTTCTTGCTGGAACCAATTGCGCCGATTTTGCCGGCGTTTGATACGGAAGGCGGGCGCAGCGAGTTTGAGGAGCTTAAAGCGCAATCCGAAGCTGGACTTGAATGGCGTCTTAAAAATTTCGCCAAGGGCGTGGATGCGAAGCCGTATTTTGAACGTCTGGAGTTTGAACTGGATATTATTAATAAAATGGGTTTTCCGGGCTATTTCCTGATTGTTTCGGACTTTATCAAGTGGGCGAAGGAGCAGGATATTCCCGTCGGGCCGGGACGGGGTTCGGGTGCGGGCTCGGTGGTGGCCTGGGCGCTGAAAATTACCGACCTTGACCCGCTGGAGTTGGACTTGCTGTTTGAGCGGTTTTTGAACCCCGAACGCGTTTCTATGCCCGATTTTGATATCGACTTTTGTCAGGATCGCCGCGAGGAGGTGATTCACTATGTTCAGCAGAAATATGGCCGGGACCGGGTGGCGCAGATCATTACCTTCGGGAAATTGC
It contains:
- a CDS encoding EamA family transporter, with translation MHWLVYALVVIAGGLGIHSFSKLAKSYIDPVYTFLLAGGVFFTISILTFLIMGGREHIAQTPTKGIILALCTGVAMTAANFGVFLMYKAGAPMSVAMPLTRTSTAILAVLFGVFFFAEKLTLVNMTGVVFAVIGIVLITR
- a CDS encoding ABC transporter ATP-binding protein, with the protein product MNNPLDQDVLLKLEGLEKTFEQGGRKLTIFRGLDMKIEAGELVALVGQSGTGKSTLLQIAGLLDKPTAGRVVINGRDCVKLGEQKRTAMRLSQIGFIYQFHHLLPEFTALENVAMPQIIAGARVSNAKDKAQGLLRSLGLGKRLEHRPSTLSGGEQQRVAIARALANDPKLLLADEPTGNLDPETSGEVFDILLQQVREREIGALVATHNLQLADQMDRALELKAGRIVPFD
- a CDS encoding lipoprotein-releasing ABC transporter permease subunit: MLSTFERMVAWRYLRSKKAEGFVSVIAGFSFAGIMLGVATLIIVMSVMNGFRAELFDRILGLNGHMNIYSQSGPLYDYDYIQSRVEPISGIKMVVPIIESQALVSKGGSSSGVLVRGMAWKDFANREILRDSITQGKLEDFTGNGIALGEALAQKMRLRPGDKITLTSPQVKSTPFGSMPRQRSYTVALIYDVGMYEYNSGFIFMPLEAAQKFFQFDGAVTALEVFLKDPDELSVVRKAVSMVIEGQAGIYDWRDMNASFFNALQVERNVMFLILTLIILVAAFNIISSMIMLVKDKGQDIAILRTMGASRASMMRIFMLTGASIGIVGTLVGAALGIAFALNIESIRQFLEGLTGTELFAEEIYFLSQLPAEIEWHEVAAVVGMAFFLSVLATLYPAWRAARMDPVEALRYE